A window from Leptothermofonsia sichuanensis E412 encodes these proteins:
- a CDS encoding ATP-binding protein, with amino-acid sequence MNSTSASDASLYEIALSSDQPSLVLQISPATLKSVVSSFIDLLVEQKIPAIVWAKLPRGDIWQDELERYLALPGVSRAIYQFKNYRDESGLEERGEDAGMNSTAITAASPAPSDRPGPVGQPVPDNGSGQAIASILLAPDSHLRREYCLVVWSTEFQGMVLAHRPRSAQIMKSTSGTSDSSPGQPGTGSGAEDGQEKRQNLLAMISLDPGLISRILTGLESAAAFSQARLAAETGTAQPDELPDSVRQWQALMATMPAAEANPCLLGKLLTQQIQQQEEFWQRSITYRKQAEIAEVLQVQNAELSNAIRLKDDFLNNVGQELRTPLTTIKTALTLLNSPNIKPPQRQRYMDLIAKECDRQSSLITSLLDLVQLEQVVDQSSLQPVRLAEVVPGVVSTYQPVAEEKGVMLAYTVPEDLPPVSCMSNWLKQIVINLLNNGIKYTPTGGQVWVRAKRQGDYVQLEFRDTGIGIASSEVPKIFERFYRVRQASEESASGAGLGLTIVQQLLIHCGGSISVRSKPGEGSTFNVLLPVHRSALDASSE; translated from the coding sequence ATGAATTCAACTTCGGCTTCAGACGCTTCTTTGTATGAAATAGCGCTTAGTTCTGACCAGCCTTCCCTTGTTTTGCAAATCAGCCCAGCGACCTTGAAATCGGTGGTTAGCTCGTTTATTGATTTGCTGGTGGAGCAAAAAATTCCGGCAATTGTCTGGGCAAAATTACCCCGGGGCGATATCTGGCAGGACGAACTGGAGCGTTATCTGGCGTTACCAGGTGTATCCAGAGCGATTTATCAATTCAAAAATTACCGGGATGAGAGTGGGCTGGAGGAGCGTGGAGAAGATGCCGGGATGAACAGCACGGCAATCACCGCTGCCAGCCCTGCTCCCAGCGATCGCCCAGGGCCTGTGGGGCAGCCAGTTCCCGACAATGGGAGTGGGCAGGCGATCGCCTCCATTCTCCTGGCACCCGATAGCCATTTGCGGCGGGAGTATTGTCTGGTGGTCTGGTCTACAGAATTTCAGGGCATGGTGCTGGCCCACCGTCCCCGTTCTGCCCAGATTATGAAGTCAACTTCAGGCACCTCAGACAGCAGCCCTGGGCAACCTGGAACCGGATCCGGCGCAGAGGATGGGCAGGAGAAACGACAAAACCTGCTGGCCATGATTTCGCTTGATCCTGGGCTGATTTCTCGTATTTTGACTGGACTCGAATCTGCTGCTGCGTTCAGTCAGGCAAGACTGGCGGCTGAAACTGGAACAGCCCAGCCGGATGAATTGCCTGATAGTGTTCGCCAGTGGCAGGCGTTGATGGCAACCATGCCTGCCGCTGAGGCCAATCCCTGCCTGTTGGGGAAACTGCTGACCCAGCAAATTCAACAGCAGGAAGAGTTCTGGCAACGCAGCATCACTTACCGCAAACAGGCGGAAATTGCAGAGGTGTTGCAGGTTCAAAATGCTGAACTGAGCAATGCCATTCGCCTCAAAGATGATTTTCTCAACAATGTTGGGCAGGAACTACGGACACCATTGACAACCATTAAAACAGCGCTGACCCTGCTCAATTCACCCAACATCAAGCCGCCCCAGCGTCAACGGTATATGGATTTGATTGCGAAGGAGTGCGATCGCCAGAGTTCCCTGATTACCAGTCTGCTGGACTTGGTGCAGTTGGAACAGGTGGTGGATCAGTCTTCTCTGCAACCTGTGCGCCTTGCGGAAGTGGTGCCTGGAGTCGTCAGCACCTATCAGCCTGTTGCCGAAGAAAAGGGGGTAATGCTGGCATACACAGTTCCAGAGGATCTACCCCCGGTTTCCTGTATGAGCAACTGGTTGAAGCAAATTGTGATCAATCTTCTGAACAATGGCATTAAATATACACCGACGGGGGGACAGGTCTGGGTGCGAGCCAAGCGCCAGGGAGACTATGTTCAGTTAGAATTTCGGGACACTGGAATTGGGATTGCGTCCAGCGAGGTGCCCAAAATCTTTGAGCGGTTTTACCGGGTTCGGCAAGCTTCAGAAGAATCGGCCAGCGGGGCTGGGTTGGGGTTAACAATTGTGCAGCAACTCCTGATCCATTGTGGTGGTTCTATTTCAGTCCGCAGCAAGCCAGGTGAAGGATCGACCTTCAATGTGCTGTTGCCTGTTCACAGGTCAGCCTTAGATGCCTCGTCAGAGTAG